A stretch of the Kushneria konosiri genome encodes the following:
- the greA gene encoding transcription elongation factor GreA has product MSRVPMTVQGEQALREELNQLKGVDRPRVIADIAEAREHGDLKENAEYHAAREQQGFIEGRIQEIESRLSNAQVIDVTKMPHTGKVIFGTTVRLLNLDTDEEVAYRIVGEDEASIKDGKISVNSPIARALVGKSEGDVVNVRTPGGDVEYEIDSVEHVG; this is encoded by the coding sequence ATGAGCAGGGTTCCGATGACGGTGCAGGGCGAACAGGCCCTGCGTGAAGAGCTTAACCAGCTCAAGGGTGTTGATCGCCCGCGTGTGATTGCAGATATTGCCGAGGCGCGCGAGCATGGCGATCTCAAGGAAAATGCGGAGTATCACGCTGCGCGTGAGCAGCAGGGGTTTATCGAAGGGCGCATTCAGGAGATCGAATCGCGCCTGTCCAATGCCCAGGTCATTGATGTGACCAAAATGCCGCATACCGGCAAGGTCATCTTTGGCACCACGGTCAGGCTTTTGAACCTCGATACCGATGAGGAAGTGGCCTATCGCATCGTCGGTGAAGATGAAGCCAGCATCAAGGACGGCAAGATCTCGGTCAACTCTCCTATCGCGCGCGCGCTGGTGGGCAAATCCGAAGGTGATGTCGTCAACGTTCGCACACCCGGGGGTGATGTCGAGTACGAAATCGACAGCGTTGAACACGTTGGCTGA
- the carB gene encoding carbamoyl-phosphate synthase large subunit — MPKRTDLKSILIIGAGPIVIGQACEFDYSGAQACKALREEGYRVILVNSNPATIMTDPVMADATYIEPVTWETVARIIERERPDAVLPTMGGQTALNCALELDRRGILDEFGVELIGANAKTIEKAEDRDLFDKAMKNIGLECPKAKVAHSMDEAWEIQSELGFPCIIRPSYTMGGSGGGVAYNREEFEEICHRGFELSSNHELLIDESLLGWKEYEMEVVRDKSDNCIIVCAIENFDPMGVHTGDSITVAPAQTLTDKEYQIMRNASLAVLREIGVETGGSNVQFGVDPDTGRMVVIEMNPRVSRSSALASKATGFPIAKVAAKLAVGYTLDELQNDITGGATPASFEPAIDYVVTKIPRFTFEKFPQANDRLTTQMKSVGEVMAIGRTFQESLQKALRGLEIGVDGLDPKLSNFDEASRQLMQGELQRPGADRIFFVADAFRAGLSLDEVFNFTKIDRWFLIQIQELMVLEGQIAKTSLSDLSRKQVYFYKRRGFGDARLARLIGVSEKAFREHRQALDVRPVFKRVDTCAAEFATSTAYMYSTYEEECEANPSDRQKIMVLGGGPNRIGQGIEFDYCCVHAALAMREDGYETIMVNCNPETVSTDYDTSDRLYFEPVTLEDVLAIVEKEKPVGVIVQFGGQTPLKLARDLEAAGVPIIGTTPDAIDRAEDRERFQQMIDKLGLKQPNNATARSFEDAFVKASRIGYPLVVRPSYVLGGRAMEIVYSADELENYMTHAVKVSNDSPVLLDHFLNAAIEVDIDAISDGKDVVIGGIMQHIEQAGVHSGDSACSLPPYSLPADVQDRMRDQVQRMALELNVVGLMNVQLAWQDGEVYVIEVNPRASRTVPFVSKCIGRSLAQLAARVMAGKTLAELEFTREHIPDFYSVKEAVFPFNKFPGVDPILTPEMKSTGEVMGTGTTFAEAFYKAQLGAGEAIPALTGGRRAFLSVRDPDKEGVIDVARSLLTLGFTLIATQGTAQALEAAGLPVEAVNKVFEGRPHIVDMIKNDEVAYIVNTTEGRQAINDSSMIRRSALSHKVPYATTLAGARAVCMALEYGNEITVRRLQELHTSVTA; from the coding sequence ATGCCAAAACGTACTGACCTGAAAAGCATTCTGATCATTGGCGCCGGCCCCATCGTTATCGGCCAGGCCTGTGAGTTCGATTATTCCGGCGCCCAGGCCTGCAAGGCGCTGCGCGAGGAGGGGTACCGGGTCATTCTGGTCAACTCCAATCCGGCCACCATCATGACCGACCCGGTCATGGCGGATGCCACCTATATCGAGCCGGTCACCTGGGAGACCGTGGCGCGCATCATCGAGCGCGAGCGTCCCGATGCGGTACTGCCGACCATGGGCGGTCAGACCGCCCTGAACTGTGCTCTTGAGCTGGATCGTCGCGGTATTCTGGATGAGTTCGGGGTCGAGCTGATCGGGGCCAATGCCAAGACCATCGAGAAGGCCGAGGATCGCGACCTGTTTGACAAGGCGATGAAAAATATCGGCCTTGAATGCCCGAAGGCGAAGGTGGCGCATTCAATGGATGAAGCCTGGGAGATTCAGTCCGAGCTGGGCTTTCCCTGCATCATTCGTCCTTCCTACACCATGGGCGGCTCCGGCGGCGGTGTGGCCTATAACCGCGAAGAGTTTGAAGAGATCTGCCATCGCGGCTTTGAGCTTTCTTCCAATCATGAGCTTTTGATTGACGAGTCGCTGCTGGGCTGGAAGGAGTACGAGATGGAGGTTGTTCGCGACAAGAGCGACAACTGCATCATCGTTTGTGCCATTGAAAACTTCGACCCGATGGGCGTGCATACCGGTGATTCCATCACGGTAGCGCCGGCGCAGACGCTGACTGATAAAGAGTATCAGATCATGCGTAATGCCTCGCTGGCAGTCCTCAGGGAGATCGGCGTCGAGACCGGCGGCTCCAACGTACAGTTTGGCGTTGATCCTGACACCGGGCGCATGGTCGTGATCGAGATGAACCCGCGCGTATCGCGCTCATCGGCGCTGGCCTCCAAGGCTACCGGCTTCCCGATCGCCAAGGTCGCGGCCAAGCTGGCGGTAGGCTACACGCTCGACGAGCTGCAAAACGACATCACCGGTGGCGCCACGCCTGCGTCGTTTGAGCCGGCCATCGACTATGTCGTGACCAAGATTCCGCGTTTTACCTTCGAGAAGTTTCCTCAGGCCAACGATCGTCTGACCACTCAGATGAAGTCGGTGGGCGAGGTCATGGCCATCGGACGCACTTTCCAGGAGTCGCTGCAAAAGGCGCTTCGCGGTCTCGAAATCGGTGTGGACGGGCTCGACCCCAAGCTTTCGAATTTCGACGAAGCGTCGCGCCAGCTGATGCAGGGCGAACTGCAGCGTCCGGGCGCCGATCGAATCTTTTTTGTGGCCGATGCCTTCCGTGCCGGGCTCTCGCTGGATGAAGTCTTTAACTTCACCAAAATCGATCGCTGGTTTTTGATCCAGATTCAGGAGCTGATGGTTCTGGAGGGTCAGATTGCCAAGACCTCCCTGAGCGATCTCAGTCGCAAGCAGGTTTATTTCTACAAGCGTCGCGGCTTTGGCGATGCACGTCTGGCCCGACTGATCGGGGTCAGCGAAAAGGCTTTCAGGGAGCATCGCCAGGCGCTGGACGTTCGTCCGGTCTTCAAGCGAGTGGATACCTGCGCTGCCGAGTTTGCAACGTCCACGGCCTACATGTACTCCACCTATGAAGAGGAGTGCGAGGCCAACCCGAGCGATCGTCAGAAGATCATGGTGCTGGGCGGCGGCCCCAACCGGATCGGTCAGGGCATCGAGTTCGACTATTGCTGCGTCCATGCCGCGCTTGCCATGCGTGAAGACGGTTATGAAACCATCATGGTCAACTGCAACCCTGAAACCGTCTCGACCGACTATGACACCTCCGATCGCCTCTATTTCGAACCGGTGACGCTTGAGGATGTGCTGGCCATCGTTGAAAAGGAGAAACCGGTTGGTGTCATCGTGCAGTTCGGTGGCCAGACGCCGCTGAAACTTGCCCGCGATCTGGAAGCGGCCGGAGTGCCGATTATCGGGACCACACCGGATGCGATCGACCGCGCCGAAGACCGTGAACGTTTTCAGCAGATGATCGACAAGCTTGGTCTCAAGCAGCCCAATAATGCCACGGCGCGCAGCTTTGAGGATGCCTTCGTCAAGGCCTCCAGGATCGGTTATCCGCTGGTCGTACGTCCGTCCTATGTACTGGGTGGGCGCGCGATGGAGATTGTCTACTCGGCCGATGAGCTCGAGAATTACATGACCCATGCGGTCAAGGTCTCCAACGATTCACCGGTGCTGCTGGATCATTTCCTCAATGCCGCCATCGAGGTGGACATTGATGCCATCAGCGACGGCAAGGACGTCGTGATCGGCGGCATCATGCAGCATATCGAACAGGCCGGCGTGCACTCCGGTGACTCGGCCTGCTCGCTGCCGCCCTATTCACTGCCGGCAGACGTTCAGGATCGCATGCGCGATCAGGTACAGCGCATGGCGCTGGAGCTCAATGTGGTCGGTCTGATGAACGTGCAGCTGGCCTGGCAGGATGGCGAGGTCTATGTCATCGAGGTCAATCCGCGTGCTTCACGTACCGTGCCATTTGTCTCCAAGTGCATCGGCCGCTCGCTGGCACAGCTCGCCGCGCGCGTCATGGCCGGCAAGACGCTGGCAGAGCTCGAGTTCACCCGTGAGCACATTCCGGATTTCTATAGCGTCAAGGAAGCGGTCTTCCCCTTCAACAAGTTCCCGGGTGTAGACCCGATCCTGACGCCGGAGATGAAGTCGACCGGTGAGGTCATGGGGACCGGCACCACCTTTGCCGAGGCCTTCTACAAGGCGCAGCTGGGGGCGGGCGAAGCCATCCCGGCGCTGACGGGCGGTCGTCGGGCATTCCTTTCTGTTCGTGATCCGGACAAGGAGGGCGTTATTGACGTGGCCCGTTCTCTGTTAACATTAGGCTTTACGTTGATTGCCACACAGGGCACGGCGCAGGCACTGGAAGCTGCCGGCCTGCCGGTCGAGGCGGTCAACAAGGTGTTTGAAGGCCGTCCCCATATCGTCGACATGATTAAAAACGATGAGGTTGCCTACATCGTGAATACGACCGAGGGGCGGCAGGCCATTAACGATTCTTCCATGATTCGCCGTTCAGCGCTGTCACACAAGGTGCCCTATGCCACGACCCTGGCAGGGGCGCGCGCCGTGTGCATGGCGCTTGAGTACGGTAACGAGATTACGGTACGGCGACTTCAGGAACTCCATACGAGTGTAACGGCATGA
- the carA gene encoding glutamine-hydrolyzing carbamoyl-phosphate synthase small subunit — MIKPAILALEDGSVFHGVSIGADGETSGEVVFNTAMTGYQEILTDPSYSRQIVTLTYPHIGNTGINEEDVESHHIHAAGLVIRDLPRLVSNFRSVRALDDYLAAHGILGIADIDTRRLTRLLRDKGAQNGAIIAGADAQGDDAVARALAAANAFPGLKGMDLAREAGTREIHEWHDGEWQLGKGYDDFRQRERPWHVVAYDFGTKHNIFRMLTSRGCRLTVVPPQTPASEVLAMNPDGVFLANGPGDPEPCDYAIRAIQEILATRTPVFGICLGHQLLALASGAKTIKMKQGHHGANHPVLDIDRGHVMITSQNHGFAVDEASLPANVRATHRSLFDHTLQGIELTDTPAFSFQGHPEASPGPHDVSPLFDRFVAMMEGRRQAA; from the coding sequence TTGATCAAACCCGCGATTCTGGCGCTCGAGGATGGCAGCGTATTTCACGGCGTCTCCATTGGCGCCGACGGAGAAACCAGCGGTGAGGTGGTTTTCAATACGGCCATGACAGGCTATCAGGAGATCCTGACGGACCCTTCCTATTCTCGCCAGATTGTCACGCTTACCTATCCCCATATCGGCAACACCGGCATCAACGAAGAGGATGTCGAATCCCACCATATTCATGCCGCCGGCCTTGTCATTCGTGATCTCCCCCGTCTGGTCAGCAATTTCCGCAGTGTTCGCGCCCTTGATGACTATCTGGCCGCTCATGGCATTCTGGGCATTGCCGATATCGACACGCGTCGTCTGACCCGACTTTTGCGTGACAAGGGCGCCCAGAACGGCGCGATTATTGCCGGGGCAGATGCTCAGGGTGATGACGCCGTGGCACGCGCGCTGGCAGCGGCCAACGCCTTTCCCGGGCTCAAGGGCATGGATCTGGCCCGCGAGGCCGGCACCCGCGAGATTCATGAATGGCATGACGGTGAGTGGCAGCTGGGCAAGGGCTATGACGATTTTCGTCAGCGCGAACGTCCCTGGCATGTGGTGGCCTATGATTTCGGCACCAAGCACAACATCTTTCGCATGCTGACCAGCCGCGGCTGTCGGCTGACCGTGGTGCCGCCGCAGACACCGGCCAGCGAGGTGCTGGCGATGAACCCCGACGGCGTTTTTCTGGCCAACGGCCCGGGCGACCCGGAGCCCTGTGACTATGCCATCCGGGCCATTCAGGAAATTCTGGCGACCAGAACGCCGGTCTTTGGCATCTGCCTGGGCCATCAGCTGCTGGCGCTGGCCAGTGGCGCCAAAACCATCAAGATGAAGCAGGGTCATCACGGCGCCAACCACCCGGTGCTGGATATCGATCGCGGCCATGTCATGATCACCAGTCAGAACCATGGGTTTGCCGTTGACGAGGCCTCCTTGCCGGCCAATGTGCGCGCGACGCATCGATCGCTGTTTGACCACACGCTGCAGGGCATCGAATTGACCGATACGCCGGCCTTCAGTTTCCAGGGGCACCCGGAAGCCAGTCCCGGGCCACATGACGTTTCACCGCTGTTTGATCGCTTCGTGGCCATGATGGAAGGCCGCCGTCAGGCCGCCTGA
- the dapB gene encoding 4-hydroxy-tetrahydrodipicolinate reductase: MTRIAIMGAAGRMGKMLIEAVNGDDSARLTGAVVRPDSSLKGADAGELAGQGRLGVTLCGSLEEIVDDFDVLIDFTTPALTLENLAICARHGKRLVIGTTGFNEKQLSALEGYASTVPFVFAANMSTGVNLSLNLLATAARALGDAGFDIEIIEAHHRHKVDAPSGTALMMGRAVAEPLGRDLKTDGVYQRVGQVGPRSAREIGFSTVRGGDIVGEHTVLFAAEGERIEVTHKASSRLTFGRGAVRAAHWLVGQPAGHYDMQDVLGLKQD, translated from the coding sequence GTGACACGAATTGCCATCATGGGCGCTGCAGGGCGTATGGGCAAAATGCTGATCGAGGCGGTCAACGGCGATGACAGTGCTCGGCTGACCGGCGCCGTCGTGCGCCCGGACAGTTCTCTAAAGGGTGCCGATGCCGGGGAGCTGGCCGGCCAGGGGCGTCTTGGCGTCACGCTCTGTGGCAGTCTTGAAGAGATTGTCGATGACTTTGATGTCCTGATCGACTTCACCACGCCGGCCCTGACGCTTGAAAACCTGGCCATCTGCGCCAGGCATGGCAAGCGTCTTGTGATCGGGACCACCGGATTCAATGAGAAACAGTTGAGCGCGCTGGAAGGTTATGCCTCAACGGTGCCCTTTGTATTTGCGGCCAACATGAGTACCGGCGTGAATCTGTCACTCAACCTGCTTGCCACGGCTGCCCGGGCATTGGGCGATGCCGGCTTTGATATCGAGATCATCGAAGCCCATCACCGCCACAAGGTCGATGCGCCTTCGGGTACGGCTCTGATGATGGGACGTGCGGTGGCCGAGCCGCTGGGTCGTGATCTGAAGACCGATGGCGTCTATCAGCGTGTGGGGCAGGTGGGACCGAGAAGCGCTCGGGAAATCGGTTTTTCCACCGTGCGCGGCGGTGACATCGTGGGTGAGCATACCGTGTTGTTTGCCGCCGAAGGCGAGCGCATCGAGGTTACCCACAAGGCATCGAGCCGGTTGACCTTCGGGCGCGGTGCAGTGCGTGCGGCACACTGGCTGGTGGGTCAGCCTGCCGGTCACTACGACATGCAGGATGTGCTGGGCCTCAAGCAGGACTGA
- a CDS encoding esterase-like activity of phytase family protein: protein MVDRHSHSFLSAATLALCLVLLPGCTQAGIVDPGGPPGGSSPERLEWCGMLELPDHMPDGQPLGGLSALAFDQQSHLLYMLSDRGHLYRTRPRFDDQQQLTHLELLGSAPLLDHRGRPLEMPQADSESMVLIKGKQGETQLLIGFERQHRLQRFTLEGEPVGEPLQLSALDGAQNNGSLEALANHPVHGLIGGLEFASKGMNDNESRLFDLDGHQWRWQRSSADSGLTAMAPLGDDLLMLERNFKIGRPLIISLRRARLSRATPDGVVPGDTLARLVSDDGWRLDNFEGLTRIASQRYLMVSDDNFSWLQRSLLGCFNVPESAQQPRQWPADVNQE, encoded by the coding sequence ATGGTGGACAGACACTCTCACTCTTTCCTTTCTGCAGCCACACTGGCGCTGTGCCTGGTTCTGCTGCCCGGCTGCACTCAAGCCGGTATCGTCGATCCGGGTGGCCCTCCGGGCGGCTCAAGCCCCGAACGCCTTGAGTGGTGTGGCATGCTGGAACTGCCGGATCATATGCCCGATGGCCAGCCACTGGGCGGCTTGTCGGCACTGGCCTTCGATCAGCAAAGCCACCTGCTGTACATGCTTTCCGACCGCGGCCATCTTTATCGCACCCGTCCTCGTTTTGATGATCAACAGCAGCTGACCCATCTTGAACTGCTGGGTTCAGCTCCCCTGCTCGACCACCGGGGGCGGCCGCTCGAAATGCCCCAGGCAGACAGTGAATCCATGGTACTGATCAAGGGCAAGCAGGGAGAAACACAGCTTTTGATCGGCTTTGAGCGCCAGCATCGACTGCAGCGCTTCACCCTCGAAGGAGAACCCGTGGGGGAGCCACTGCAACTCTCGGCCCTTGATGGCGCACAGAACAACGGCAGCCTGGAGGCATTGGCCAACCATCCCGTACATGGCCTGATTGGCGGACTCGAATTTGCCTCAAAAGGCATGAACGACAATGAAAGCCGTCTGTTTGATCTTGATGGACACCAGTGGCGCTGGCAGCGCAGCAGCGCTGACAGCGGCCTGACGGCCATGGCCCCGCTGGGTGACGACCTTTTAATGCTGGAGCGCAACTTCAAGATCGGCAGGCCGTTGATCATCTCACTGCGTCGGGCCCGCCTTTCCAGAGCCACCCCGGATGGCGTGGTACCGGGCGACACCCTGGCACGTCTGGTCAGCGACGACGGCTGGCGGCTGGACAATTTCGAGGGCCTGACCCGTATCGCCTCGCAGCGCTACCTGATGGTCAGCGACGACAACTTCAGCTGGCTGCAGCGTTCTCTGCTGGGATGCTTCAACGTCCCGGAATCTGCGCAACAACCCAGGCAGTGGCCTGCCGACGTCAACCAGGAATGA
- a CDS encoding substrate-binding domain-containing protein: protein MLSKKLNIVPAWRFYREDGELLDPVLFVLLAGLLETGKLTQAASRAGVSYRHAWNLLNRAEAFFGMSLVEMRRGHGTKLSPLGEKLLWAEQRVRARLGPQIDSMASELNHQLQQLLDGAHPVLRLHASHGYAVALLPDFPGELDLRYCTSREALEALRRDECDLASLHLPVDPGLAEQVMAVYRPWLSGQNLSVIRFVTRRQGLMLRHEDHDRIRSMADLMRGDIRFIQRNERSGTRMLFDLLLAEQGIDDAELPDARHEEFTHTAVAAYVAAGMADAGFGVEAAATQFGLDFVPLTTEHYLLICHTDRLAQDNLQALLGYMASKRFLAGVDALNGYAPDRCGEVMTLEALLAENAAGPA from the coding sequence ATGCTTAGCAAAAAGTTGAATATCGTCCCGGCCTGGCGCTTTTATCGCGAAGATGGCGAATTGCTCGATCCGGTACTGTTTGTGCTGCTGGCGGGGCTGCTCGAGACCGGCAAGCTGACTCAGGCGGCCAGCCGGGCCGGTGTCTCCTATCGGCATGCCTGGAACCTGCTCAATCGCGCCGAGGCCTTTTTTGGCATGTCGCTGGTGGAGATGCGCCGTGGTCATGGCACGAAGCTCTCGCCGCTGGGTGAAAAGCTGTTGTGGGCAGAGCAGCGCGTGCGCGCACGACTGGGGCCTCAGATCGACAGCATGGCCTCCGAGCTCAACCATCAACTCCAACAGCTGCTGGATGGCGCTCATCCCGTACTGCGCCTGCACGCCAGCCACGGCTATGCCGTTGCCCTGCTGCCGGATTTTCCCGGGGAGCTTGATCTGCGCTATTGCACCTCCAGAGAGGCGCTGGAAGCGCTCAGGCGTGATGAATGCGATCTGGCTAGCCTGCACCTGCCGGTGGACCCCGGGCTGGCCGAGCAGGTCATGGCGGTCTATCGCCCCTGGCTGTCCGGGCAGAATCTGAGTGTCATCCGGTTCGTGACGCGTCGCCAGGGGCTGATGCTGCGTCATGAGGACCACGATCGGATTCGTAGCATGGCGGACCTGATGCGTGGTGATATTCGATTCATTCAGCGCAATGAACGCTCCGGGACCCGCATGTTGTTTGATCTACTGCTGGCAGAGCAGGGCATTGATGATGCTGAGTTGCCGGATGCCCGCCACGAGGAGTTTACGCATACGGCGGTCGCAGCCTATGTGGCGGCGGGCATGGCGGATGCAGGCTTTGGCGTGGAGGCTGCCGCGACGCAGTTTGGCCTTGATTTTGTGCCTCTGACGACCGAGCACTATCTGTTGATCTGTCACACGGATCGACTGGCTCAGGACAACCTCCAGGCGCTGCTGGGGTATATGGCCTCAAAGCGCTTTCTGGCCGGAGTAGACGCCCTGAATGGTTACGCGCCGGATCGCTGCGGCGAGGTGATGACGCTTGAGGCGCTGCTGGCGGAAAACGCCGCCGGCCCTGCATGA
- a CDS encoding formate dehydrogenase subunit gamma yields the protein MSQTHSPVADAWTPAQIQAVIDAHRSRPGAMLPMLHAIQDRFGFIPEEAVPMIADALRHTRAEVHGIISFYHHFRTHPAGRNVVQICRAEACQSVGSRQLEAHARKVLGIDYHQTTPDHEFTLEPVYCLGNCACGPSIRVNDDIHGRMTPEQFDELTDELSATVVEVK from the coding sequence ATGTCACAGACCCATTCCCCCGTCGCCGACGCCTGGACGCCGGCGCAAATTCAGGCAGTGATTGATGCCCACCGTTCAAGGCCGGGCGCCATGCTGCCGATGCTGCATGCCATTCAGGACCGCTTCGGCTTCATCCCTGAAGAGGCGGTACCCATGATTGCCGATGCCCTGCGCCATACCCGCGCCGAGGTGCATGGCATCATCAGCTTTTATCATCACTTTCGCACACATCCGGCCGGGCGCAACGTCGTCCAGATCTGTCGCGCCGAGGCGTGCCAGTCGGTGGGCAGCCGCCAGCTCGAGGCCCATGCGCGAAAGGTACTGGGTATCGATTACCACCAGACCACGCCGGATCACGAGTTCACCCTCGAGCCGGTCTATTGTCTGGGCAACTGCGCCTGCGGCCCTTCCATCCGCGTCAACGATGATATTCATGGTCGGATGACCCCCGAGCAGTTCGATGAATTGACAGACGAGCTGTCAGCGACCGTCGTGGAGGTGAAGTAA
- a CDS encoding formate dehydrogenase beta subunit: MTVTVYVPRDTTALALGADRVATRLERGAKARNVDINIVRNGSRGLFYLEPLVEIDTPEGRIAFGPVTPKDVDSLIEAGLFEARQDHPLSLGLTEEIDYLKRQQRLTFSRIGITDPVSIEDYTALRGFEGLKKTLALDSQAVVDEVKTSGLRGRGGAAFPTGIKWQTVHDQPPGQKYVVCNADEGDSGTFADRLVMECDPYLLIEGMTIAGLAVGADQGYIYLRSEYPLAHAILDEAIERAVNAGYLGDNIQGSGRAFHLEVRLGAGAYICGEETSLLESLEGKRGLVRAKPPLPAIEGLFGRPTVVNNVLSLAAVPFIMDQGGQTYADYGLGRSRGTLAIQLAGNVKRGGLVELAFGTSLRELMEGFGGGTLSGRALKAVQVGGPLGAYLPESQWDHPVDYEGFAAFGGVVGHGGVVMFDDSVDMGDQARFAMEFCSVESCGKCTPCRIGAVRGVEVIDRIRAGESFEKNLALLTDLCDTMVDGSLCAMGGMTPFPVQSVMQHFPDDLTPRKAVTAGGTTC, encoded by the coding sequence ATGACCGTTACCGTTTATGTCCCCCGCGACACCACGGCACTGGCCCTGGGGGCCGACCGGGTCGCCACCCGTCTTGAGCGCGGCGCAAAGGCTCGCAATGTCGACATCAACATCGTGCGCAACGGCTCGCGTGGCCTGTTTTATCTGGAACCGCTGGTCGAGATCGACACACCTGAAGGTCGCATCGCGTTTGGCCCGGTCACCCCGAAAGACGTGGACAGCCTGATCGAGGCCGGTCTGTTCGAGGCGCGTCAGGACCACCCCCTTTCGCTGGGGCTGACCGAGGAGATTGATTATCTCAAGCGCCAGCAGCGGCTGACCTTCTCGCGTATCGGCATCACCGACCCGGTATCGATCGAAGACTACACCGCCCTACGCGGCTTTGAAGGTCTGAAAAAAACGCTGGCACTGGACAGCCAGGCCGTCGTCGATGAGGTCAAGACCTCCGGCCTGCGCGGTCGCGGCGGTGCAGCCTTTCCTACCGGCATCAAGTGGCAGACCGTGCATGACCAGCCCCCGGGTCAAAAGTACGTGGTCTGCAACGCCGATGAAGGCGACTCAGGCACCTTTGCTGACCGCTTGGTGATGGAGTGTGATCCCTACCTGCTTATCGAGGGCATGACCATTGCGGGTCTCGCCGTAGGCGCCGACCAGGGCTACATCTATCTGCGCTCCGAATATCCGCTGGCGCACGCCATCCTTGATGAGGCGATCGAGCGCGCCGTCAACGCCGGCTATCTCGGCGACAACATTCAGGGCAGCGGCCGCGCCTTCCACCTGGAAGTGCGTCTGGGGGCCGGCGCCTATATCTGCGGCGAAGAAACGTCCCTGCTGGAGAGCCTTGAGGGCAAGCGCGGACTGGTACGTGCAAAGCCCCCCCTACCTGCCATTGAAGGGCTGTTTGGCCGGCCTACCGTGGTCAACAACGTACTGTCGCTGGCGGCGGTGCCCTTCATCATGGATCAGGGCGGTCAGACCTATGCCGATTACGGGCTGGGCCGCTCGCGCGGAACGCTGGCCATTCAGCTGGCCGGCAACGTCAAACGCGGCGGACTGGTGGAGCTTGCCTTTGGCACCAGCCTGAGAGAACTGATGGAAGGATTTGGTGGCGGCACCCTGAGCGGGCGAGCGCTCAAGGCCGTTCAGGTCGGTGGCCCGCTGGGCGCCTATCTGCCAGAGAGCCAGTGGGACCATCCGGTCGACTATGAAGGCTTTGCCGCCTTCGGGGGCGTCGTAGGCCACGGCGGCGTGGTGATGTTTGACGACAGCGTCGACATGGGCGATCAGGCCCGCTTTGCCATGGAGTTCTGCAGCGTGGAGTCCTGCGGCAAGTGCACGCCGTGCCGAATCGGTGCCGTGCGCGGCGTGGAGGTGATCGATCGCATCCGCGCCGGCGAGTCGTTTGAGAAGAACCTCGCCCTGCTCACCGATCTTTGCGACACCATGGTCGATGGCTCGCTGTGTGCCATGGGCGGCATGACGCCGTTCCCGGTCCAGAGCGTCATGCAGCACTTTCCCGATGATCTGACACCTCGAAAAGCCGTCACGGCGGGAGGTACGACATGCTGA